In Serratia marcescens subsp. marcescens ATCC 13880, a single genomic region encodes these proteins:
- the tssJ gene encoding type VI secretion system lipoprotein TssJ, translating to MMTTPIASRWCGMLFLLLGALALGGCMSSAKSVPSRYSLVFDADRQVNAAAGAQPAPIKIRVLLLRSDAEFMDADFFSLQNDAKSVLGNSLLDSDQFFLTPGQTGKTLGGQSALDARYIGVIAEYQNLDGKTWRISLPLPEPTETNFYKVWQFSPDELEAHIVAGVNGLRPVKKVD from the coding sequence ATGATGACGACCCCTATCGCTTCCCGCTGGTGCGGGATGCTGTTTCTGCTGCTGGGCGCGTTGGCGCTCGGCGGTTGCATGTCTTCCGCCAAAAGCGTGCCGTCGCGCTACAGCCTGGTGTTCGATGCCGATCGCCAGGTCAACGCCGCCGCCGGCGCGCAACCGGCGCCGATAAAAATTCGCGTGCTGCTGCTGCGTTCGGATGCGGAATTCATGGATGCCGACTTCTTCAGTCTGCAAAACGACGCCAAAAGCGTGCTCGGCAATAGCCTGCTGGACAGCGATCAGTTCTTCCTGACGCCGGGCCAGACCGGCAAGACGCTCGGCGGGCAAAGCGCGTTGGACGCACGTTACATCGGCGTAATCGCCGAGTATCAAAACCTGGACGGCAAGACCTGGCGCATTTCGCTGCCGCTGCCGGAGCCCACCGAAACCAATTTCTACAAGGTATGGCAATTCTCGCCGGATGAGCTGGAAGCGCATATCGTCGCGGGCGTGAATGGCCTGCGTCCCGTAAAAAAGGTCGACTGA